The following proteins come from a genomic window of Rutidosis leptorrhynchoides isolate AG116_Rl617_1_P2 chromosome 10, CSIRO_AGI_Rlap_v1, whole genome shotgun sequence:
- the LOC139870746 gene encoding uncharacterized protein, whose protein sequence is MDVNRRGDRIMSVGLVIQEVTYMVICAYASHAGLGAAEKRHFWESLDEVVRMCPPDHRLLIGGDLNGHIGTNVEGYQGAHGGFGGDLSTCGDCKALTELTCSSQHRLLVMDLVLRRRVTMSARPVQPTILWKKLNGEKAETFKTLVVERVVAEVEMASHEDADQMWNCLASAIREAAKEALGVSVGTSRGHRSDRESWWLSDEVQSKVALKQLRFKELITCREGTPAGRTRVEESYKEAKREAKKAVARAKDKAYEDLYRKLDSKEGANDIYRIAKARERRCRDLDNIKFIKNEAGQTLV, encoded by the exons ATGGATGTGAACAGACGGggcgataggattatgtcggttgGGTTAGTAATCCAGGAGGTGACCTACATGGTCATTTGCGCTTACGCATCTCATGCGGGCCTTGGCGCAGCTGAAAAGAGACACTTCTGGGAATCGTTAGATGAGGTTGTGAGGATGTGCCCTCCGGACCATCGTTTACTTATTGGGGGAGACCTAAATGGTCATATAGGAACGAATGTCGAGGGTTATCAGGGGGCCCATGGGGGCTTTGG AGGGGATCTTAGTACATGTGGGGACTGTAAGGCCCTGACTGAATTGACATGCTCCTCCCAGCATAGATTGTTGGTCATGGATTTGGTTCTCCGGAGACGGGTCACCATGAGTGCAAGGCCCGTCCAACCTACAATCCTATGGAAGAAGTTGAACGGAGAGAAGGCAGAGACTTTTAAGACTTTAGTTGTAGAAAGAGTGGTGGCAGAAGTGGAAATGGCATCTCATGAAGATGCGGACCAGATGTGGAATTGTCTGGCGTCCGCCATTAGAGAGGCTGCCAAGGAAGCCTTGGGTGTGTCAGTAGGAACTTCGAGAGGACATAGGTCGGATAGAGAATCATGGTGGCTTAGTGACGAAGTTCAAAGCAAAGTCGCACTTAAGCAACTAAGGTTTAAGGAGCTCATCACTTGTCGGGAGGGGACCCCGGCGGGTAGAACTAGGGTTGAAGAGAGTTATAAAGAAGCCAAAAGAGAGGCTAAGAAGGCTGTAGCACGTGCAAAAGATAAGGCATACGAAGATTTGTATAGGAAACTAGACTCCAAAGAAGGAGCTAACGATATCTAcaggatagccaaagctagggagcgaaggTGCAGGGACCtagataacatcaagtttatcaaaaATGAAGCTGGTCAAACCTTAGTATAG